One Microbacterium trichothecenolyticum DNA window includes the following coding sequences:
- a CDS encoding LLM class flavin-dependent oxidoreductase, whose amino-acid sequence MRSFGTLSFGHYGPLGGGHHLSAGDSMLQAIDLAQGMDDLGVNGISFRVHHFARQQAAPMPLLAAIAARTSRIEVGTGVIDMRYENPLMLAEEAASVDLISGNRLALGVSRGSPETVVRGYEAFGYTGSQDPRGADIARDHFDLFLRAIDGEGLAERDPHSPFGGGTGLQRIEPHSPGLRQRVWWGAGTTATAEWAGRLGINLMSSTLLTEADGTPFDILQAQQLDAFRAAWREAGHAGEPRTSVSRSIFPIVSEEDELYFGGSAGSDQIGVIDGMRSTFGKTYAATPDKLVEQLQNDAAVMSADTLMLTIPSQMGVEFNLRLVENFARHVAPSLGWVPNNASIMV is encoded by the coding sequence ATGCGCTCTTTCGGCACCCTCTCCTTCGGCCACTACGGCCCCCTCGGCGGTGGTCATCACCTGTCCGCCGGCGACTCGATGCTCCAGGCAATCGACCTCGCCCAGGGCATGGACGACCTGGGAGTCAACGGCATCTCGTTCCGCGTGCACCATTTCGCCCGCCAGCAGGCCGCCCCCATGCCGCTGCTCGCCGCCATCGCCGCACGTACCTCTCGCATCGAAGTCGGGACGGGCGTCATCGACATGCGATACGAGAACCCCCTCATGCTCGCCGAGGAGGCGGCATCCGTCGACCTCATCAGCGGCAACCGGCTCGCGCTCGGCGTGAGCCGGGGGTCACCCGAGACGGTCGTGCGCGGCTACGAGGCGTTCGGCTACACAGGGTCGCAGGACCCGCGGGGTGCCGACATCGCCCGCGACCACTTCGACCTGTTCCTGCGCGCCATCGACGGCGAAGGCCTCGCCGAACGCGATCCGCACAGCCCGTTCGGCGGCGGCACGGGGCTGCAGCGTATCGAGCCGCACTCCCCCGGTCTGAGACAGCGCGTGTGGTGGGGCGCCGGCACGACCGCGACCGCCGAGTGGGCCGGTCGCCTCGGCATCAACCTCATGTCGTCGACGCTGCTCACCGAAGCCGACGGCACTCCCTTCGACATCCTCCAGGCGCAGCAGCTCGACGCGTTCCGCGCCGCGTGGCGCGAGGCCGGGCACGCGGGCGAGCCCCGCACCTCGGTCAGCCGCAGCATCTTCCCCATCGTCAGCGAGGAAGACGAGCTGTACTTCGGCGGCTCCGCGGGCAGCGACCAGATCGGCGTGATCGACGGCATGCGCTCGACGTTCGGTAAGACCTATGCAGCCACCCCCGACAAGCTCGTCGAGCAGCTGCAGAACGATGCCGCAGTGATGAGCGCCGACACCCTTATGCTGACGATCCCGTCGCAGATGGGTGTCGAATTCAACCTCCGCCTCGTCGAGAACTTCGCGCGGCACGTCGCTCCGTCGTTGGGTTGGGTGCCCAACAACGCATCAATCATGGTCTAG
- a CDS encoding DEAD/DEAH box helicase, which produces MPSLLEHVPAGSDPDAVYLGFVEWAASRGLTLYPAQDEAIIEIVSGANVILSTPTGTGKSLVAVAAHAASLARGGRTYYTAPIKALVSEKFFALVDIFGAENVGMVTGDSSVNADAPIVCCTAEILANLALRQGADAEVAQVVMDEFHYYGEADRGWAWQVPLLLLTRAQFILMSATLGDVTDIADDLSRRTGRPTARVTGVERPVPLHFEYARTPVHETVQELLDTRQAPIYVVHFSQAAAMERAQALSSIRIIGREQRDEIAEAIGGFRFTTGFGKTLSRYVRAGIGVHHAGMLPRYRRLVETLAQRGLLRVICGTDTLGVGINVPIRTVLMTALTKYDGTRMRQLTAREFHQIAGRAGRAGYDTAGTVVVMAPDHEIENAAQILKAGDDLKKQKKIVRKKAPQGFVNWTEQSYDRLVAAEPEPLTPQMKLSAAMLINVIARGGDVFGNVRSLVFDNHEPRARQYDLARRALAIFRTLVQAGVVEAGPDGIRLTVDLQPNFALNQPLSPFALAAIEMLDPEVELGRGPDATAPGGSLGTGHYALDVVSVIEATLDDPRPILSQQQFRARGEAVAAMKREGIEYDERMELLEEITWPKPLDELLAQAYEVFASSQPWIRDFELSPKSVVRDMFERACSFGEYVSLYQLARSEGLVLRYLSDAYRAIRQTVPVDAQTPDLLDLIAWLGELVRQVDSSLVDEWEQLINPADDPSAPVVPPAPPSILTNRRAFVVLVRNEMFRRVQLAALQKDDELVELDPDVDWPGVLDSYFDEHDAIGTGGAARSSALVEIDESVASEGVWRVEQTIDDPEGDHDWRIRAEVDLAASEEEGTAVVRVTEVLRL; this is translated from the coding sequence ATGCCCTCCCTCCTCGAGCACGTGCCCGCCGGCAGCGACCCGGATGCCGTGTACCTGGGCTTCGTCGAGTGGGCGGCCTCGCGGGGCCTGACGCTCTACCCGGCGCAGGACGAGGCGATCATCGAGATCGTGTCGGGCGCGAACGTCATCTTGTCGACCCCGACCGGAACGGGCAAGTCGCTCGTCGCCGTGGCCGCGCACGCGGCATCCCTCGCCCGGGGCGGCCGCACCTATTACACGGCGCCGATCAAGGCGCTCGTGAGCGAGAAGTTCTTCGCGCTCGTCGACATCTTCGGCGCCGAGAACGTCGGGATGGTCACGGGGGACTCCTCGGTCAATGCGGACGCGCCGATCGTGTGCTGCACGGCGGAGATCCTCGCGAACCTCGCCCTGCGGCAGGGAGCGGATGCCGAGGTGGCCCAAGTGGTGATGGACGAGTTCCACTACTACGGCGAGGCCGACCGTGGGTGGGCGTGGCAGGTGCCGCTGCTGCTGTTGACGCGGGCGCAGTTCATCCTCATGTCGGCAACCCTCGGCGACGTCACCGACATCGCCGACGACCTGTCGCGCCGCACGGGCCGGCCGACGGCGCGGGTGACCGGCGTCGAGCGTCCCGTTCCCCTGCACTTCGAGTACGCCCGCACCCCCGTGCACGAGACGGTGCAGGAGCTGCTCGACACCCGCCAGGCGCCGATCTACGTCGTGCACTTCTCGCAGGCGGCAGCGATGGAGCGGGCGCAGGCGCTGTCGTCGATCCGCATCATCGGACGCGAGCAGCGCGACGAGATCGCCGAGGCGATCGGCGGCTTCCGCTTCACCACCGGTTTCGGCAAGACGCTGTCGCGCTACGTGCGCGCCGGCATCGGCGTGCACCACGCCGGCATGCTGCCCCGTTACCGCCGGCTCGTCGAGACGCTCGCGCAGCGCGGGCTCCTGCGCGTCATCTGCGGCACCGACACCCTCGGCGTCGGTATCAACGTGCCGATCCGCACCGTTCTCATGACGGCGCTGACGAAGTACGACGGCACGCGCATGCGCCAGCTCACCGCGCGCGAGTTCCACCAGATCGCGGGCCGCGCGGGGCGGGCCGGCTACGACACGGCGGGAACGGTCGTCGTCATGGCGCCGGATCATGAGATCGAGAACGCCGCGCAGATCCTCAAGGCCGGCGACGACCTCAAGAAGCAGAAGAAGATCGTGCGCAAGAAGGCGCCGCAGGGCTTCGTCAACTGGACCGAGCAGAGCTACGACCGTCTCGTCGCCGCCGAGCCCGAGCCTCTGACGCCGCAGATGAAGCTGTCGGCCGCCATGCTCATCAACGTCATCGCACGCGGCGGCGATGTCTTCGGCAACGTCCGCTCGCTCGTGTTCGACAATCACGAGCCCCGCGCGCGCCAGTACGACCTCGCCCGCCGCGCTCTCGCGATCTTCCGCACCCTCGTTCAGGCGGGCGTGGTCGAGGCCGGGCCGGACGGCATCAGGCTCACCGTCGACCTGCAGCCGAACTTCGCGCTCAACCAGCCGCTGTCGCCGTTCGCGCTCGCCGCGATCGAGATGCTCGACCCCGAGGTCGAACTCGGCAGGGGACCGGATGCCACGGCCCCCGGCGGCAGCCTGGGCACCGGGCACTACGCGCTCGACGTCGTCAGCGTCATCGAGGCGACGCTCGACGACCCGCGCCCGATCCTGTCGCAGCAGCAGTTCCGCGCGCGCGGCGAGGCGGTCGCGGCGATGAAGCGCGAGGGGATCGAGTACGACGAGCGCATGGAGCTGCTCGAGGAGATCACCTGGCCGAAGCCGCTCGACGAGCTCCTCGCGCAGGCGTACGAGGTGTTCGCGTCGAGCCAGCCGTGGATCCGCGACTTCGAGCTCTCGCCCAAGTCGGTCGTGCGCGACATGTTCGAGCGGGCGTGCTCGTTCGGCGAGTACGTGTCGCTGTACCAGCTCGCCCGTAGCGAAGGGCTCGTGCTGCGATACCTCAGCGACGCGTACCGCGCGATCCGCCAGACCGTGCCGGTCGACGCGCAGACGCCCGACCTGCTCGACCTCATCGCGTGGCTCGGCGAGCTCGTTCGGCAGGTCGACTCCAGCCTCGTCGACGAGTGGGAGCAGCTCATCAATCCGGCCGACGACCCATCGGCTCCCGTGGTGCCGCCGGCGCCGCCGTCGATCCTCACCAACCGGCGCGCGTTCGTCGTGCTCGTGCGCAACGAGATGTTCCGCCGCGTCCAGCTCGCCGCCCTGCAGAAGGACGACGAGCTCGTCGAGCTGGACCCGGACGTCGACTGGCCCGGCGTGCTCGACAGCTACTTCGACGAACATGACGCGATCGGCACCGGGGGAGCGGCGCGCTCGTCGGCGCTGGTCGAGATCGACGAGTCCGTGGCGTCGGAGGGCGTCTGGCGGGTCGAGCAGACGATCGACGACCCCGAGGGCGACCACGATTGGCGCATCCGCGCCGAGGTCGACCTCGCGGCCTCCGAGGAGGAGGGCACGGCGGTCGTGCGGGTCACCGAGGTGTTGCGGCTCTGA
- a CDS encoding response regulator has product MESLPLIATAVGLLVSTSVTLLGGMKWMLGRVEQRTDARFDRVDQRFALMEARFDRMDRRFDRMDERFDRMDERFDRMEASTDERFTAVGTSLAEVKIAIARLEGPRPPFLIARG; this is encoded by the coding sequence ATGGAGTCCCTGCCGCTCATCGCCACAGCCGTCGGGCTTCTCGTGTCGACGTCCGTCACCCTGCTCGGCGGCATGAAGTGGATGCTGGGGCGGGTCGAGCAGCGTACCGACGCCCGATTCGATCGTGTGGACCAGCGCTTCGCGCTCATGGAGGCACGCTTCGACCGCATGGATCGGCGGTTCGACCGCATGGACGAGCGGTTCGACCGTATGGATGAGCGGTTCGACCGCATGGAGGCGAGCACCGACGAGCGGTTCACCGCCGTGGGCACGTCGCTCGCCGAGGTCAAGATCGCGATCGCGCGCCTCGAAGGCCCGCGGCCGCCCTTCCTGATCGCCCGCGGGTGA
- a CDS encoding Dps family protein, with product MSTTTKDAPTKNRRRPARGGSGAETTDEQNAEKGFQASEKLTDSLQAVLVDLIELSIQGKQAHWNVVGKNFRDTHLQLDEIIEAAREFGDEIAERMRALHALPDGRSDTVAETTTLPEFPQGEVDTAEVIDLITERLDATVGTVRDVHDDVDDEDPTSADILHGVLERLEQLSWMVSAENRVARKS from the coding sequence ATGTCCACGACCACCAAGGACGCCCCGACCAAGAACCGCCGCCGCCCCGCCCGCGGCGGGAGCGGCGCCGAGACCACCGACGAGCAGAACGCCGAGAAGGGCTTCCAGGCGTCGGAGAAGCTCACCGACAGCCTTCAGGCGGTGCTCGTCGACCTCATCGAACTGTCTATCCAGGGCAAGCAGGCCCACTGGAACGTCGTCGGCAAGAACTTCCGCGACACCCACCTCCAGCTCGACGAGATCATCGAAGCCGCGCGAGAGTTCGGCGACGAGATCGCCGAGCGCATGCGCGCTCTGCACGCGCTTCCCGACGGCCGCAGCGACACCGTCGCCGAGACGACGACGCTGCCCGAGTTCCCTCAGGGCGAGGTCGACACCGCCGAGGTCATCGACCTCATCACCGAGCGACTCGACGCGACTGTCGGCACCGTCCGTGACGTGCACGACGACGTCGACGACGAGGACCCCACCAGCGCCGACATCCTGCACGGCGTGCTCGAGCGCCTCGAGCAGCTGTCGTGGATGGTCAGCGCGGAGAACCGCGTGGCCCGCAAGTCCTGA
- a CDS encoding aspartate/glutamate racemase family protein, with the protein MNIVVMNCNTTASMTEAMASTARSVAAPGTVIIGMQPNWGPDSAEGYFDSYLTAAAVLDRMTQLPDDVDAVVMAGFGEHGREGARELLTVPVVDVTEAGAHLALMLGHRYGVVTTLRRAIAQISDSLTTANLLGGCAAIDAADLGVLEIEEDVEATRKAMLVAAHRVIERGAEVIVLGCAGMVGLREYLEEELPVPVIDSIEAATKLAESLVGLGLSTSKYLTYAAPRTKKRPGWPISPSQ; encoded by the coding sequence GTGAACATCGTCGTGATGAATTGCAATACGACGGCGAGCATGACCGAGGCCATGGCCTCGACGGCTCGTTCCGTCGCCGCTCCCGGAACCGTGATCATCGGCATGCAGCCGAACTGGGGACCGGATTCCGCCGAAGGGTACTTCGACAGCTACCTGACGGCAGCCGCCGTGCTCGACCGCATGACGCAGCTGCCCGACGACGTCGACGCCGTCGTCATGGCGGGCTTCGGTGAGCACGGACGTGAGGGGGCCCGTGAGCTCCTGACCGTGCCGGTCGTCGACGTGACCGAGGCGGGTGCGCACCTCGCCCTGATGCTCGGGCATCGATACGGCGTCGTGACCACCCTGCGGCGAGCGATCGCGCAGATCTCCGACAGCCTGACGACCGCGAACCTCCTCGGCGGGTGTGCCGCGATCGACGCCGCCGACCTCGGCGTGCTCGAGATCGAGGAAGACGTCGAGGCCACCCGAAAGGCCATGCTCGTCGCGGCGCACCGCGTGATCGAGCGCGGGGCCGAGGTCATCGTGCTCGGGTGCGCCGGCATGGTCGGCCTGCGCGAGTACCTCGAGGAAGAACTCCCCGTTCCCGTCATCGACTCCATCGAGGCGGCGACGAAGCTCGCCGAGTCCCTGGTCGGACTCGGCCTCAGCACCAGCAAGTACCTGACCTATGCGGCTCCGCGGACCAAGAAGCGTCCGGGCTGGCCGATCTCCCCCTCTCAGTAA
- a CDS encoding isopenicillin N synthase family dioxygenase, whose translation MINIPTIDLAVARSGADGRRQIARQIDEANRHVGFLLLVNHGIPMELLDRLYSVTEAFFDLPDEVKRRYDVGGKATSRGYTPPKSRSLANTRGHMRPGDLVELFAIGTAGIDGDPYYAPENAGVNFRPNVWPAEVPGFRETWTEYYDAMWELSGDVMSLFAEALGLSANYFDSRIDRAISNLFANHYPPITEIPEDGQIRVGEHTDYGSLTLLYQRDEVGGLEVFLDGQWIAVPATPGAFVVNIGDLMARWTNDEWISTLHRVQNPSPDKLRLRRISFPYFCQPNYDTVIEALPTTVDADRPAKYAPITSGQNMTAKTAQSFGDKIPDA comes from the coding sequence ATGATCAACATCCCCACCATCGACCTGGCCGTCGCCCGCAGCGGTGCCGACGGACGTCGCCAGATCGCTCGTCAGATCGACGAGGCGAACCGCCACGTCGGCTTCCTGCTGCTGGTGAACCACGGCATCCCGATGGAGCTGCTCGACCGCCTGTACAGCGTGACCGAGGCGTTCTTCGACCTCCCCGACGAGGTCAAACGACGCTACGACGTCGGCGGCAAAGCGACCAGCCGCGGGTACACGCCGCCCAAGTCCCGTTCTCTCGCGAATACCCGTGGTCACATGCGCCCGGGCGACCTGGTCGAGCTCTTCGCCATCGGAACCGCCGGCATCGACGGCGACCCGTATTACGCCCCTGAGAACGCCGGCGTCAACTTCCGTCCCAACGTCTGGCCGGCCGAGGTCCCCGGGTTCCGCGAGACGTGGACCGAGTACTACGACGCTATGTGGGAGCTCTCCGGCGATGTCATGAGCCTGTTCGCCGAGGCGCTCGGGCTGAGCGCGAACTACTTCGACAGCAGGATCGACCGCGCCATCAGCAACCTGTTCGCCAACCACTACCCGCCGATCACCGAGATCCCCGAAGACGGTCAGATCCGCGTCGGTGAGCACACCGACTACGGCAGCCTGACCCTGCTCTACCAGCGCGACGAGGTCGGCGGTCTCGAGGTGTTCCTCGACGGACAGTGGATCGCCGTGCCGGCCACCCCGGGAGCGTTCGTCGTGAACATCGGCGACCTCATGGCCCGGTGGACCAACGACGAGTGGATCTCCACCCTCCACCGCGTGCAGAACCCGTCGCCCGACAAGCTGCGGCTGCGCCGCATTTCGTTCCCGTACTTCTGCCAGCCCAACTACGACACGGTCATCGAGGCCCTGCCCACCACGGTGGATGCCGACCGGCCCGCGAAGTATGCCCCCATCACGTCCGGTCAGAACATGACCGCGAAGACGGCTCAGAGCTTCGGCGACAAGATCCCCGACGCCTGA
- a CDS encoding sugar ABC transporter substrate-binding protein has translation MFSIHRGRRHVRKAAAAALAIAALALGGCSAPSDPSSSTDASHTIAISFPNYSKTPAVQIEMKAAEEEAAKQGYTLVLDDPGSDLDKQVSTIKTWIPQGYAAIVAVALDATVMEGVAKDAVDAGVKWITYGSSLKSQSGEIDMQQEAGGRVLGELAGKWFTENLGGQGTVAILGYQQAEWARGRVDGIKAGLAATAPAVKVVDEQDALSETEGLDVSKNLLQAYPDLNGILAVEDPATVGAYQALSEKNSPTMFLGGMDGTETALKAIAEGGAYRASASLDLPSIGRGMVTSAIAAATGTGDSVFKVTYTPVTPGSAELQQALKQWQ, from the coding sequence ATGTTCAGCATTCATCGCGGGCGCCGTCACGTGCGCAAAGCCGCCGCAGCCGCCCTCGCCATCGCCGCTCTCGCACTGGGGGGCTGCTCCGCCCCCTCGGACCCGTCGTCGAGCACCGACGCCAGCCACACGATCGCCATCTCGTTCCCCAACTACTCCAAGACCCCTGCGGTCCAGATCGAGATGAAGGCCGCCGAAGAGGAGGCGGCCAAGCAGGGCTACACGCTGGTTCTCGATGACCCGGGCTCCGATCTGGACAAGCAGGTGTCGACGATCAAGACGTGGATCCCGCAGGGGTACGCCGCGATCGTGGCGGTGGCCCTGGATGCCACGGTCATGGAGGGCGTCGCTAAGGACGCCGTCGACGCGGGCGTGAAGTGGATCACGTACGGATCGTCGCTGAAGAGCCAGAGCGGTGAGATCGACATGCAGCAGGAGGCCGGAGGCCGCGTGCTCGGTGAACTCGCCGGGAAGTGGTTCACCGAGAACCTCGGCGGGCAGGGCACCGTGGCGATCCTCGGTTACCAGCAGGCCGAGTGGGCGCGCGGCCGTGTCGACGGCATCAAGGCCGGGCTCGCGGCGACGGCTCCCGCGGTGAAGGTCGTCGACGAGCAGGACGCCCTGTCCGAGACCGAGGGCCTCGATGTGTCGAAGAACCTCCTGCAGGCGTACCCCGACCTCAACGGCATCCTCGCCGTCGAAGACCCCGCGACCGTCGGCGCGTACCAGGCTCTTTCCGAGAAGAACAGCCCGACCATGTTTCTCGGGGGCATGGACGGCACCGAGACAGCGCTGAAGGCGATCGCCGAGGGCGGGGCGTACCGTGCGTCGGCCTCTCTCGATCTGCCCTCGATCGGTCGCGGCATGGTCACCTCCGCCATCGCCGCCGCGACCGGCACGGGAGACAGCGTGTTCAAGGTGACGTACACGCCCGTCACCCCGGGCAGCGCCGAGCTGCAGCAGGCCCTGAAGCAGTGGCAGTGA
- a CDS encoding sugar ABC transporter ATP-binding protein, which yields MSSPDRSFAVTGLRKSYSGVPVLKGVDLSVEGGEIHALLGANGAGKSTLIKCISGGEQPDAGRIHLGGEVFTGLTPKRAQREGVAVIHQTPSVALTLDAASNIHLGRERTWGPVLRRGHMRRAAQRVLDTLGARIDARADLRTLGNAQLQVIEIAKALASDPRVLILDEPTAALTEIEVRELAQQMRVLREQGLPLLLVTHRLTEALELADRISVLRGGEVVLSARTDDVTREDVVAAIVGRSLTVSQRPLRAASADESVVRLREIEAAGVGPISLDVGAGEVVGLYGLTGAGRTELLETLAGARRLTGGALEVFGQEVRARTPRRALSARVALVPSDRMRKSIFPTLSAQQNVLVERYDALALGGTLRRPARERTAFDRSADLLGLRPHRGDLEARRFSGGNQQKLVIARWLQPDAGVRLLLLDEPTDGVDVGARGELYDAIDRFVADRRRCVLIASSEPEELLRVADRVIVLSRGRVAGELRRDDLTEARLLSLAHASE from the coding sequence ATGAGTTCTCCTGACCGGAGCTTCGCCGTGACGGGGCTACGCAAGTCGTACAGCGGCGTGCCCGTTCTGAAGGGGGTGGATCTCTCCGTCGAGGGCGGAGAGATCCACGCCCTCCTGGGCGCCAACGGAGCCGGCAAATCGACCCTGATCAAGTGCATCTCGGGTGGTGAGCAACCCGACGCGGGACGCATTCACCTCGGCGGTGAGGTCTTCACCGGGCTCACCCCCAAGCGTGCGCAGCGTGAGGGCGTCGCCGTCATCCACCAGACCCCGAGCGTCGCGCTGACCTTGGATGCCGCGTCGAACATCCATCTCGGACGCGAGCGCACGTGGGGGCCGGTCCTGAGACGCGGGCACATGCGTCGTGCCGCCCAGCGTGTTCTCGACACGCTCGGTGCGCGGATCGACGCGCGCGCCGACCTGCGCACCCTCGGCAACGCGCAGTTGCAGGTCATCGAGATCGCCAAGGCCCTGGCCAGCGACCCGCGGGTTCTCATCCTCGACGAGCCCACCGCAGCCCTCACCGAGATCGAGGTGCGCGAGCTCGCTCAGCAGATGCGCGTGCTGCGGGAACAGGGTCTGCCCCTGCTTCTCGTCACCCACCGACTCACCGAGGCGCTTGAACTGGCCGACCGCATCAGCGTGCTACGCGGCGGCGAGGTGGTGCTCTCGGCGCGCACCGACGATGTCACTCGCGAAGACGTCGTCGCGGCGATCGTGGGGCGGAGCCTCACCGTCTCGCAGCGGCCGTTACGTGCCGCCTCCGCGGACGAGTCCGTGGTGCGTCTGCGCGAGATCGAAGCCGCCGGTGTGGGACCGATCAGCCTCGACGTCGGGGCGGGCGAGGTGGTGGGCCTATATGGGCTCACCGGCGCGGGCCGCACCGAGCTGCTCGAGACCCTCGCCGGTGCGCGGCGTCTGACCGGGGGAGCGCTGGAGGTGTTCGGTCAGGAGGTCCGTGCGCGCACGCCTCGCCGTGCGCTGTCCGCTCGCGTTGCGCTCGTGCCGTCCGATCGGATGCGCAAGAGCATCTTCCCGACCCTGTCCGCTCAGCAGAACGTCCTGGTCGAGAGATACGACGCCCTCGCCCTCGGCGGCACCCTGCGACGACCGGCGCGCGAACGCACGGCGTTCGACCGCAGCGCCGACCTCCTCGGACTCCGCCCGCACCGCGGCGACCTCGAAGCCCGCCGGTTCTCGGGCGGCAACCAGCAGAAGCTCGTCATCGCGCGGTGGCTCCAGCCCGACGCGGGCGTGCGCTTGCTGCTGCTCGACGAGCCCACCGACGGCGTCGACGTCGGCGCACGGGGCGAGCTCTACGACGCCATCGACCGATTCGTCGCCGACCGACGACGGTGCGTGCTCATCGCCTCGTCCGAGCCCGAGGAACTGCTGCGCGTCGCCGACCGCGTCATCGTCCTCTCGCGTGGACGGGTCGCGGGCGAGCTGCGCCGCGACGACCTGACCGAAGCCAGACTCCTCAGCCTCGCGCACGCGAGCGAGTGA
- a CDS encoding ABC transporter permease produces MNRRLSSFLLRPQTISNIVLLAALVALAVFFVSQSRAFLTPINVMTLIENSAALGIVAVPFALLTISGNVDFSIGSTAGLSATLTAVLVTRAGVPEAAAMGIALLVAAAVGTVNALLCVVLGFNPIIVTLGMLGVVRGGTLLMQQDQIFGIGALTEWIGSGDVLGVPVTVVIAIAVFVVGGLTLSATPFGRHVVAIGVNRQAAFLSALRVRAIPFVLYVVTSACAGLAGIVLMARLNGVSPGETGVGLEFQALTVVLLGGVAFAGGSGSIAGVLLAWLFLASLQNGLVLLHVTPYVQTVSAGVALVLAAALDRLGSTFVPRLQEVLAQRGRAAAVRTEDAASAAPVAGDAQTKAVAAAARGSARE; encoded by the coding sequence GTGAACCGACGACTGAGCTCGTTCCTGCTCCGTCCCCAGACCATCTCCAACATCGTTCTGCTGGCCGCCCTCGTGGCGCTCGCGGTGTTCTTCGTGTCGCAATCGCGAGCGTTCCTCACCCCGATCAACGTCATGACGCTGATCGAGAACTCCGCGGCGCTCGGCATCGTCGCGGTGCCGTTCGCCCTGCTCACCATCAGCGGCAACGTCGACTTCAGCATCGGCTCCACCGCGGGGCTGTCGGCGACCCTGACCGCCGTGCTGGTCACGCGCGCCGGCGTACCGGAGGCCGCGGCGATGGGTATCGCCCTGCTCGTCGCGGCGGCGGTCGGCACGGTCAACGCTCTCCTCTGCGTCGTGCTGGGGTTCAACCCGATCATCGTGACGCTGGGCATGCTCGGGGTCGTGCGCGGGGGAACCCTGCTGATGCAGCAAGATCAGATTTTCGGCATCGGCGCGCTCACCGAGTGGATCGGGTCGGGAGATGTGCTGGGGGTGCCGGTCACCGTTGTGATCGCCATCGCGGTGTTCGTGGTCGGAGGCCTCACCCTGTCGGCGACGCCGTTCGGCCGTCACGTCGTGGCGATCGGCGTCAACCGCCAGGCGGCCTTCCTCAGCGCCCTCCGGGTGCGCGCGATCCCGTTCGTGCTCTACGTGGTCACGAGCGCCTGCGCGGGCCTGGCCGGCATCGTGCTGATGGCGCGACTGAACGGCGTCTCGCCCGGTGAGACCGGTGTGGGCCTGGAGTTCCAAGCCCTCACCGTCGTGCTGCTCGGCGGTGTCGCCTTCGCGGGCGGCAGCGGGTCGATCGCCGGGGTGCTGCTGGCCTGGCTTTTCCTCGCTTCTCTGCAGAACGGTCTCGTTCTGCTGCACGTCACGCCGTACGTGCAGACCGTGTCCGCGGGCGTCGCACTCGTGCTCGCCGCGGCTCTCGACCGCCTCGGCTCGACCTTCGTCCCCCGGCTGCAGGAGGTCCTGGCGCAGCGCGGCCGAGCGGCCGCCGTCCGGACGGAGGATGCCGCGTCGGCGGCTCCCGTGGCCGGTGACGCCCAGACGAAAGCCGTCGCCGCGGCGGCGCGGGGCAGCGCTCGCGAGTGA